A segment of the Dethiosulfovibrio russensis genome:
GTCGTCTCTTATGCCTCAATCCAGAAGGGGGCTGAGACAGGATGTGCTGATCGGAATTCTGATGACCCGTCTGGTGCCTTCGGAAACGCCATCCTCCATCAAGTCTCCTACCGTCGAGACGCCTAATGAGGAGCCGAGTAAAGTCTCTAGACCGGTTTCGGCGAAGCCGACGCCCGTATCCGTTCCCGGGTCAGACGAAGAGGATCCGCCACTGTGGTCTCGCTTTGGGGATATACCCCATATAGTTTCCGCCCTGGCTTTTTGCGCCATATCTAAGTCCGACGACGAGATGGAGGTCGTGGTACCTCCGGAAAGGGCCTTCTGCTTCGAGCTTCTCTCCGGAGAGAGAAACGCCTATATACTGCAGTCCGTACTGAACGAGGACGGATGGGAGGGGCGAGTCGTCTTTCGTTGCGGAGACCGAGAGAGGGTCTACGAGCCCCTATCGGCTCCTTCGTCGCAGGAACTTCCCCTGGAGGTCGATCGGGAGGACCAGAGGGAGACTGTTAAAGAGGTAAAATCGACGGATGTCTCCAAGGCAGGGAATGTAGAGGTCCCCGACGGGGACGACGGTTTATTGAGAGCCCTTCAGGTGGTCCGGTCCCAGACCTCCGGGGAGGTACTTTACCTTCGTAAAGACGAGGAGATAGAGAAGGAGGATGAGATAGACGGTGACTAAGGAAAAGAATTTCGTCCACCTTCACGTCCATACGGAATACAGCCTTCTTGACGGTGCCATCCGGTGCAAGGAGCTTGCCAGAAGGGCCAAGGAATGGGATATGCCCGCCGTAGCCATATCGGATCACGGCGTGATGTACGGTGTCATAGAATTTTACCAGGCCTGCAAGGACGAGGGAATCAAGCCGATCATAGGGTGCGAGATCTACGTTGCCCCAGAGGGAATAGAGGAGAAGAGAAAGGAAAATCCGATAAACCACCTTCTCCTCCTGGCGGAGAACGACGTCGGATATCACAACCTGGTAAAGCTGGTCTCCATCGCCAACACCGACGGCTTCTACTACAAACCCAGGGTGGACCACGACCTTCTGTCCCGTCACAGCGAGGGGATCATAGCCTGTTCCGCCTGTCTTGCCGGAGAGATCCCCCAGCTTCTCATAGCAGGAGAGGACGATAAGGCCCTGGATAGGGCGAATCTCTACAGGGATATATTCGGCGAGGACAACTTCTTTCTCGAGATACAGTACAACCATATCCCTCAGCAGGCGGTTGTCAACAAGGGACTGATAGAGATGTCCCGTAAGCACGGTTTCCCTCTGGTGGCCACCACCGACTCGCACTACATGAACGAGGAGGACTACGACTGGCACGAGATTCTTCTGTGCGTGGGGACCAACTCGACCTTGGACGACCCTAAGAGGATGTCCTTCGAGACCAACGACTTCTACCTTCGTTCCGCCGAGGAGATGTGGGAGATATTCGGGGACGACGTGCCGGAGGCTCTGGAGAATACACTGAAAATAGCGGAGAGATGCGACGTCTCTTTCGATCTTGGTACGAGAGAGTATAAGCTTCCCCAGTTCGATATACCCGAGGGTGAGACCTTGGAGAGCTTTCTGGAGAAAAGTGCCTTCGATGGACTCAAGGATAGGCTGAAGGGCGCGCCCTTGACGGAGGAGTACAGACGGAGACTCGAGTACGAGTTATCGGTTATCAACCAGATGGGGTTTCCCGGCTATTTTCTGATAATCGCCGACGTCATACAGGCCTGTAAGGAGAGGGGGATCCCCATAGGTCCCGGAAGAGGCTCCGCCGCTGGGTCTCTGGTGGCCTACGCCATGAAGATAACCGAGCTGGATCCCATAAAGTACGGCCTTATCTTCGAGAGATTCCTCAACCCCGAGAGGGTGACCATGCCCGATATAGACACGGACGTCTCCGACAAGGGGCGGGAGGATCTTCTAAGATACGTCGTGGAGAAATACGGGGTGGAAAACGTCTCCCAGATAATAACCTTCGGTAGGATGAAGACCAAGGCTGCCATAAAGGACGTGGGAAGGGCCATGGGTATTCCCTACGCCGAGGTGGACAGGGTAGCCAAACTCGTTCCCGACGGAGTGAAGTCCATCGCCGACGCTATCTCCCTGACCCCGGATCTCAAGGAAATCCGTGACAAGGACCCTAAGATGAGGACATTGCTGGAGAGCGCCGCCAAGATAGAGGGTTTGGCCAGGCATTGTTCCCAGCATGCCGCCGGAGTGGTAATAACCCCCATGCCTCTGACCGACCTGGTCCCGGTCCGTAAGATAGGGGAGAACCAGGTAGTGACGCAATTCTCGATGGAGCCTGTCGAGAGGCTGGGGTTGGTCAAGATGGACTTTCTGGGACTTCAGACCCTCTCCATATTGGAGGAGGCGTTGGAAAATATAAAGACCAACGGCAAGGAACCTCCGAACCTGAACGAACTGCCCATGGACGACCAGCCTACTTTTAAGATGCTCCAGGCGGGAGATACCCTGGGAGTGTTCCAGTTGGAGTCTGCCGGTATGAGACGGTTGCTCAAGAAGATGCTTCCCGACAGCTTCGAGGACGTCATAGCTGTGCTGGCTCTCTATCGCCCCGGTCCTCTGGAGAGTGGCATGTTGGATCAGTACGTGGAGTGCAAGCACGGCAGGGCCATGGCCCATTATCTTCATCCCATGCTGGAGGACGTCCTGAAGGAAACCCACGGTGTCATTCTCTATCAGGAACAGGTTATGAAATGCGCATCCACCCTCGCTGGTTACACCCTGGGAGGAGCGGATCTTCTTCGCAGAGCCATGGGGAAAAAAAAGGTCGAGGTCATGAACGAGCAGAGGGCCATCTTCCTCTCCGGAGCGGAGAAGCAGGGAGTTGACAAGGCCAAGGCCGACGAGATCTTCGACATAATACAGAAGTTCGCCGGATACGGCTTCAACAAATCCCACAGCGCTGCCTATGCTCTCATCAGCTACCAGACGGCCTATCTCAAAGCCCATTACGACAGGGAATTCATGGCAGCTTACCTTACCAGTCAGATAGGGTCGAAAAAGGACGTCATGGCAGCCTACGTCAGGGAGGTCAGAAAATCTGGCATACCAGTGTTGCCCCCGGACGTAAACCAGTCCCGTTCGGCCTTCACTGCGGCGGAGAACGTAATCCGTTTCGGCCTCGAGGCCGTGGGCAAGGTGGGAGCGGGAGCTGTAGAGGCCATCATAAAGGCCAGGGAAGAGGGAGGCCTCTTCAAGGATCTCTGGGATTTTCTGGACCGGGTAGACGTTCACTGTCTGAACAAGGGGGTCATGGAAAACCTCATAAAGGCCGGGGCGTTCGACAGCATATCTCCAAATCGCAGACAGCTCATGGAATCCTTTCCGGCCATGATGGACTATGCATTGAAACGGGGTTGCGACGGAGACCAATGTTCGCTTTTCGGGGAACAGGAGGCGGCTGTTCACCCAGATATGGTAGAGGTCGAGGATTACGATATACAGGAAAAACTGGAGATGGAAAAGTCCGCCATAGGCATGTATATATCGGGGCATCCCTTCGAGAGACATGAGGAGAGGGCCTCCAGACACGTCAACTGCACCATCTCCGATCTGGAGCTTTGGAGGAGCGAGAAGGTGTCTCCCTGCTTTGCCGGCATGTTGGTGGGGTCGGTGGAAAAATATACCAAAAGAGGGGATCCTATGGGGATACTTCGTTTCGAGGATTGTTCCGGAGAGATCGAGGCAGTGTGTTTCCCCAAACCCAGGGAAGGAAGACCCTGGTTGGATATCAAGCCCTCTTTGATTCTGGGGGATCCCTATCTGGTCAGAGGGTCCGTGCAGGATCGGGGCGGGGTGAACGTCCTCGTGAACGAGGTAGTTCCCCTGAAGGGAGATCTTGCAGGCGTCAGGCGATACGCCGAGATATCCATTCGGGAGGAGGCTTTCAGGGAGTCCTTTTTCAGGGAGTTTTTGCGTATATTGAAGGGGCATCCGGGCGATAGTTCGGTCTTGTTGAGGTTGGAGGGCGACCACGAAAGAGCGTGCGTGGTCCTGGAAGATATCAGAATATCCCCTAGCTCGGATCTCCGTAAAAAACTGGAGAGTTTGATTTCCTCCGACCTAGTCGCTTTGAGGATATAGAGTCTTTTTTCGGAGGTGAAATGTAGTATGCAGAGAAAGGTCAAGATAATATGCACATTGGGTCCCTCCAGCTCCGACAGAGAGGTATTGGCGGAGATGATAAAGGGAGGCATGACTGTGGCTCGCCTGAACTTCAGCCATGGAACTCACGAGGGGCATCTCGATACTTTGAGGTTGGTCCGCGGTCTATCCGATGTGTACGGAGGCCCGGTGCCGATCATGCTTGACACCAAGGGACCGGAGATAAGGACCGGGCTTCTGAAAGACGGAACCACCGATCTCGTTCAGGGCTCCGCCTTTTCCCTGAGGCTTAAAGACGATTCTCCCGGGGACTCCTCCGGCGTGTGGGTTACCTATCATCTCTTGGGAGACGAGGTTTCGGTGGGACAGGATGTCTTCATAGACGACGGTACTATTCATCTCAGGATAGAGTCCATCTCGAAAGAGTCTGTCGACTGTTCCGTGGTGGTCGGAGGTTCTTTGGGCAACAGAAAGGGCGTCAACGTGCCCGGAGCGAACTTCTCCTTCTCCGCCATGTCCGAAAAGGACAGGGAGGACATACTATGGGGCGTGGAAAACGACGTGGATTTCGTGGCTGTCTCTTTCGTTAGGGACAGACAGGACGTCCTGGCTGTTAGAAAGGTAATAGAGGATGCCGGTGGAAACATAAAGATAGTCGCCAAGATCGAGACCCGCCAGGCGGTGGCTAACATAGACGAGATAGCCGAGGTCGTCGACGGGATGATGATAGCCAGAGGAGATCTGGGAGTCGAGATCCCGACCGAGGAGGTTCCGCTGGTCCAGAAAAGATTGATAGATATATGCAGAGGTCAGGGGAAACCGGTTATAGTGGCCACCCAGATGCTGGACTCTATGATCAGAAATCCAAGGCCTACCAGAGCGGAGGCCAGCGACGTGGCTAATGCGGTTCTCGACGGAGCCGACGTATTGATGCTCTCGGGAGAGACCGCGGCGGGGAAATATCCTGCGAGGTCCGTGGAGACAATGTCCAGGATAATCTCCAAGGCGGAGGAACAGCTCGAAAGATGGCAGCGTCCTTTCGAGGTTCCCGCCGTGCCCAACAGCGTTCCGGACGCGGTCAGTATGGCCGCGGTGGAGATAGCTAAAAAAACCGGGGCCAAGGCTATTCTTTCCCTTACCAGAAGCGGAGTTACCGCCAGGATGGTAAGCAAATATCGTCCGGATTGTCCTATTATCGCCACCACTCCATCGGTAAAGACGCAAAAAGAGCTCTCGCTCAGTTGGGGAGTCGTCCCCCTTTTCAAGAGCACCGACGGTTCCGAGGACGAGGCGATAGAGGGAGCGGTCGCCGCCGCCATGGGGCGAGGATTTCTATCCGAAGGGGATATGGTAGTGATAACCGCCGGTATGCCCTTGGACGTGCCGGGGACTACGAATATGGTGAGGGTCCATACCATAGGGCGAATCGTCCTCAAAGGCCTTTCTGTGATTCCCAAGGTCCTGGCCGGTCGGGTGTTTAAAGCTTCTTCCGCCGAGGAAGCCCAGTCCATGCAGGACGGGGATATACTGGTGACTCCCTTTACCGATGGATCTTACATGTCGGCTTTAAAGCGAGCTGGCGCTTTGATCACGGAGGAGGGAGGGCTTACGTCCCCCTCGGCTATAATGGCCCTTGAACTTGGATTGCCCTGTATCGTCAACGCTTCTCGATGCATGGATTCCCTTAAGACCGGAAACATCGTGACGGTAGACAGCGGGAAAGGACTGGTCTACGAGGGGACTGTAAACGTTGGAGCCTAGCTTACGTTTTTCCCCTTTTTCTCCGTGGGAGACGCTCGTCGGTAACTTTGAACCGGTCCGATGGGGAGCGGTTGCCATTCCTATCTTATCGACCAAAGCTGGGCCTAGAGTTGTGTCGATATTAAGGCCGGGATCGATGAGGTCTCACGGAGGACAGATAGCCTTTCCCGGAGGAGCCAGGGAAGATAATGATCTTACCCCATGGGAAACGGCCTGTAGAGAGACTTATGAGGAGATCGGTCTGGATGGGCGATTTCTTAAATTTCTTGGAGTCGCCCCAATAGAAGACGTGTTGGTCAGTGGTTTCAAGGTTGTCCCTATAGTCGTAGAGGTTGAGAAAACGATGGAAGAATCCGACCTCGTCCTCAACGAGGACGAGGTCGATAGGGTGATTCTCCTGAATCCGAATTCTATCTCCGGCACCCCGGAGATAAAGAGAGGTCTCTATATGGGAGTCGAATACTCTTACCCCATATACCCCCTGTGCGAGAAAATATCCCTCTGGGGGGCTTCAGCCAGGATGTTCCGGAATGTGGATCGCCTGGGGTTCTTTCGGCGTTTGCGGTCTTTTGAACGGTCGTTTTTCCAAGCCTCTTGAATCTAGCGGCCAGGTCGAGAAGGGGATGCATCATGACGGAAATCTTTAAGCTTATAAGATGGCAGGATGTAGTCGATATATTGGTCATATATTATGTCGTCTATCGCCTTCTTTCGTTGCTTTACGGGACTAGAGCTATGCAGCTGGTCAAAGGGCTCTTGGTTATCGGTATTCTCGCGACATCCGCTAGGCTTCTCAACCTGGAGACTATATCGTGGTTTATGGGGCAGATACTGAACATAACGGTCATAGCCGTCCCCATAGTCTTTCAGCCCGAACTTCGAAAGGTTCTGGAGGAGCTCGGCAGGGGAAACATATGGAAGAGACATAAGGCCCAAAAAAGAGCTGAGACGATCGCCGGAGAAATATCGAAAGCCCTTATTTACATGAAGGGGCAGAGGATAGGAGCTCTGCTGGTACTGCAGAGAGGAACGGGGCTGAAGGATTTTTGGCGTACAGCCATAGAGTTGAACGCGGACATAACCCAGGAACTCTTGATATCCATCTTTTGGGTCAACAACCCTCTTCATGATGGAGCGGTTATTCTGGATCAGTCCAAGATTATAGCGGCTGGATGTTATCTGCCCTTGACGGAGGATAGCGATCTTTCCAGGTGGATAGGGACAAGGCATCGGGCCGGTCTTGGGGTCACCGAGGTGTCGGACGCCATTTCCTTGATAGTCTCGGAGGAGAGAGGAGAGGTCTCTCTAGCCATTAACGGGCATCTTTCCAGAAACCTCAAGGACGATCAGGTGCATAAGCTTCTGGTCCATTATTTCTCCGGAGAGGATACGGAACAGCAATCCTTCCTCGATACTCTCAGAGATGAGATAAAATCTCTAGGATCGTGAGGGTAGAACGATGCCTTTTTTTAAAAACGTGGATAACTTTTTCGGATCCAGATTCTTCCTTCGAATAGTGTCTCTCTTCGTCGCTTTGGTGCTGTGGTTCTACGTAAACGGGGATATCGGCGGCAACATGGAGAAGGAGATGTCCTGCGATGTCCAATTCCTTAACCTCTCCTCGGAGCTGACCTTGACCTCCGAGCTTCGCAAGGTAGATATAGGAGTGGAGGGGAAGAGAGATGTGATCGCCGATTTAACCCCAAGAGATTTATTATGTGAGGTAGATATAAGGGGGCTTGCCCCGGGTAAGTATAGGTTGCCGATCAAGGTGATACTGCCAGCAGGGGTGAAGCTGGGCTTTATTCGGCCTCCTAACATGGAGGTCTCTCTGCTCAGGTATGCGGAAAAGGTGCTGCCCATACACGTTTCAGTGGTAGGTGGTCTCCCTGCCGGGTTGTTGATGGACGCTGTGGATCTCTCCCCTACGGAGGTTACCGTAAGAGGACCGGAGGAGGATTTGGCTTCAATTAAAGAAGTACAGGTCCAGCCCACTGTAGATGAACTTCAAAAAGGGGAAAAGTTGACCCTATCGGTTAAACTGATACAATCGGAAGGCGCTGACGACTCCTTGACAGTCTACCCTTCCGAGGTGGATCTTACGGCGATACTTCGTAAGGGACTTCCGAGAAAGACCCTTCCGGTAGATATTTCCGTGAGCGGCTCTCCGGCAGAGGGTGTCGAGGTTAAAACCCTTGTAGTTACTCCGTCGATGATCGAGATAGAGGGGCCGGAAAAGGCTATCAAGAAAATAGACAAGGTGGAGACTGAGACGATAGACCTTACCGGATTCGATAAAGACAGATCGATGATCGTTCCCTTGCGGCCGGTCGAGGACGAAGAGGTCCGTTTTATAGGAGAGACTTCCGTGTCCGTAAAGGTAATGCTTAAGCCGAAAACGGAAAATAGACTGTTCTCCGGTGTTCCCGTGGTCACCAAGGGAAGAAGCGTGTATCCCGGCTGGGAGGTATCTCCCCAGACCGTGGACGTCAGATTGGAGGGGCCTTCGAAGGTGATGAAATCCTTGGAGGATTCTGAGATCCCCTTCTCCGTGTATGTGGACGTCACCAATATAGTATCGAGACAGCTTCGGGTTCCAGTAACGATCGCGTTGAGAGAAAAAGAACTTAAAATCGTATCGGTGGCTCCTGAAAGAGTGACCGTTAAGGCTAAGATAGACTGATGTCATTAGCACAGACGAGGGAGGAGCGCTTATGAGCGACGTGGCTACTAAGAGGAGGCGATGTCTCTTCGGCACCGATGGGGTTAGAGATGTGGCCAATAGGGGCTCTATGACCCCTGAGATGGCTCTTCGCCTGGGCAGGGCCTACGTTCTCTTTTTGACCGAAAGGGGATTCCCCAGGCCCAGGATAGTCGTGGGTAGGGATACCCGCCGTTCCGGACCGATGTTGGAGGCCGCTCTTGCGGCCGGCATGACGTCCGCCGGGGCGGATGTGATATGTGTGGGGGTTACTCCCACTCCTTCCGTCGGTTTTGGAGTGAGGCTTTTTTCGGCCCAGGGAGGTGCCGTGATAAGCGCTTCTCATAACCCAGCGGAGTATAACGGGATAAAGTTCCTGGATGGAGTCGGGTGTAAGCTCTCCGACGAGGATGAACTTTCGATAGAGGACTATCTTGGAGACAATCTGATAGATGAGTGGCGTCCATCAGGCGCTTCGGTCGGCTCTATAGAGAGCAGAGAGTGCGACTTCAACAGACAGTACGAGGATCACGTTCTGGACCTCGTGGGCTATGTCGGTCTCGATAGGGCTTCGATACTTTTCGACTGTGCCAATGGAGCTCTATCTCCGATCGTGTCGGATATGATCGGCAGGATGGGGATGGTCAACTCTTCCGCCGTAGGCAATCTTCCGGATGGACTGAACATCAACGAAAAATGCGGTGTCATGGCTATGGAGGGTCTCTGCAAGGAAGTCGTGGTAAGAGGCATGTCCTTGGGGATCGCCTATGACGGCGATGCGGACAGGGTCCTTCTCTCAGACGGAAAGGGGCGAGTCCTGGACGGAGATATAATGCTCTGGATCATAGGCCGATGGCTTCATTCCCGGGGGGAGTTGGGGACCGGTGTAGTGGCCACCGTTATGAGCAATCTGGCCTTGGATCACCATTTAAAGGACGATGGCATTGATGTGCATCGTTGTCCTGTAGGAGATCGTTATGTCTTTCAGACAATGACTGAAAAGGACGCCAGGCTCGGTGGAGAACAATCGGGGCACGTGATAGTTTTTCCCTACACTAAAACGGGCGATGGACTATGTACGGGGTTTCTGTTTTTGAGAGCCTGCAAGGAGCTGAAGGAGGATATCGACACCTTAGTGGATCGTTTCGGTCGATTCCCCCAAAAGCTTACCAACATAGTCGTCAAGGATAAGAGTCGTGTTATGAACGATGGCAATATAGCTTCGGCGGTGGAATCCGCTTCGAGAGATCTAGGCGATACCGGCAGAGTTTTCCTCAGACCGTCCGGCACGGAGCCCTTAGTTAGACTCCTCGTCGAATGTAAGGACCCGAATCTGATGGAGGAGATATCCTCCGATCTACAGAAGCGCATATTGGAGATGATAGTATGACCCACTTTGAGTGCATCTTTCCGGTGGCGGGACTGGGTACGAGATTTCTGCCTGCTACGAAAGAAATTCCCAAGGAGATGATCCCTCTTTTAGACCGCCCAGTAATCCACTATGGAGTAGATGAGGCCCGTAACTCGGGGTGCTCTAGGATGATAATGGTCACAGGACGCTCAAAGGGCTGTCTGGAGGATTATTTCGATCGTTCCTGGGAATTGGAGAGAATTCTTGAAGCCAGGGGGAAGGAACGTCTTCTGGGCGTCGTCAGGGAGACCTCCTCTATGGGGGATATCCTCTCGGTAAGACAGAACGCCCCGCTTGGGCTCGGTCACGCCGTACTTTGCGGAGAGCCACTGTGTAACGGTGAGTTCTTTTCCGTGATACTTCCAGATGACGTGATGGAGGGGGAGCCCCCTGTGCTTCGTCAGTTGATAGACGTTCACGATACTCTGGGAGGATCCGTACTGGCCCTGGAAGAGGTGTCGGATGCCGAAGTTTCCAGATATGGCATGGTGGCAGTAGAGCCCTCGGGAACGGAGGGTGTATTCCGAATTACCGACATGGTCGAGAAACCCTCTGCTGCCGATGCCCCTAGCAGGTTGGCGGTGATGGGGAGATACGTTCTTTCCAGAAGGATTTTCGACCTACTTAAGTCTCAGCCCAAGGGAGCTGGCGGAGAGTATCAATTGACCGATGGCATAAGAACCTTGATAGACGAGGAGCCGGTCTGGGGCGTGGTGTATAAGGGAGAACGATACGACTGCGGTACCCTGGAGGGATGGTTGGATGCTAATGTCAGGATGGCCTGTAGGCGAAAGGATCTAGCCGGAGTGGTCGAACGGGCGATGTCTTCAGCCGGTAAATAGAACGACGTCTGCACGGAAAGGGGGTGATATCCGAAGCCACGACTGCGCCCGATAAAAGCGCCTGAACTAGGGAGGCCTAGTTGACGAGGACGGAGGTTATCGATCTATCGGCGGATGCCTCCGGGGGGTCGGGAAAACTCCCTGAATCGGGAACACAAAACCGCTGGGCGACCGGCGGGACAAAAGCTCCCGTTTTTCCCGATCGTGGAAGGACGTGTGTTCTTTATATGTGCGGAATAGTAGGGTATATCGGTCACAGGGATGTGTCCAAGGTAGTCCTGGAGGGTTTGAGCCGTCTCGAGTACAGGGGATACGATTCTGCCGGAATGGCCGTCGTGGGAGAGAAAGGCGTCCAGATAGTCAGAGAGGTCGGCAAGGTCGCCGATCTGGCCAGGCATATAGGAGAATTTCCTCTGGAGGGTACAATAGGTCTGGGTCACACGAGGTGGGCCACCCATGGGGGAGTATCGGTGGAAAACGCCCATCCACATAGAGATCAGAATGGATCGGTTGTATTGGTCCACAACGGAATAGCCGAGAACTATCTGGAGATAAGGGATGAGTTGGCGAAAGAAGGGGTTTCTTTTTATTCCGACACGGATACGGAGGTCATAGCCCAGCTTTTGGCCAAGATCTACGACGGAGACCCCAAAAAAGCCCTGGTCGAGCTGTATCGAAGGATAGAGGGAGCTTTTGCTTTGGCTGTTATATTTGCCGACGACATGGAACATCTCTACTGCGTCAGAAAGGGTTCTCCCCTTATAGTCGCTTTCGGCGATGGAGAGAATATCTGCGCTTCCGACGTACCGGCGGTTCTCCCCTATACGAGAAATATAGCGTACCTGGGAGAGGGCGAGATGGCCTGTCTTTCCAGAGACGACGTGTCTTTTTGGGATTTTGAAGGTAACCCCGTAGAGAAGGACGCTGTGGAGATAGATTGGGATATTTCCATGGTGGACAAAGGGGGATACCCCCACTTCATGCTCAAGGAGATAAACGAACAGGGTGCCGTGTTGAGACGGTCCATGTTGGACAGGATCTTCCATGGTGAGGTCGACCTATCCAGAGAGCTTTCCTGGACCTCCGAATCGGCAAAGAGGATAAAGAGGCTTCATCTGGTCGCCTGCGGAACCTCATATTATGCCGCTTTGGTGGCGGAGAGGCTTCTAGAGAGATTTTCCGATTTGGACATAAGGGTGGATATAGCGTCGGAATATCGCTATAGAGATATTCCTGTAGGAGACGATACCCTGGCGGTGTTCGTCACCCAGTCTGGAGAGACCTTGGATACACTGGCGGCGGAGCGGTTCGCCAAGGAAAAGGGTGCCCGATGTATGGCAATAACCAACAATGGGCTCTCTACCGTAGCCAGAGAGGTGGACGATGTGTTGTCGCTCAAGGCAGGTCCCGAGATAGGAGTCGCTGCTACCAAGACCTTCATGGGACAGATGACGGTGCTCTATCTCATGGGCCTCTATCTTCTGAAGCTCAGAGAAGAACTTTCTCTCGGTGACGAGATGAGGCTGGTGAGGGAGATGGAGGTTCTTCCATACAAAGTGGAGTCCTTGATCGGTAGGGCCGACGAGATAAAGGCCATAGCGTCGCGATACTGTGAGGCCAGGGACTTTTTGTTCCTTGGGAGGGGATTTTCTTTCCCTATAGCCATGGAGGGAGCCCTTAAATTGAAGGAGATCTCCTATATTCATGCCGAGGCCTACGCGGCTGGAGAGATGAAACACGGCCCCATCGCTCTTCTGGACAGATCCGTTCCGGTGGTGGTGGTCATGCCCGACGATAACCTTTTCGATAAGACTCTCTCCAACGTTCAGGAGACGAAAGCCAGGAATTCTCCGGTTATAGCGATTGCGACCGAGGGAAGGAAGTCTATCTTGGGACAGGTCGAGGACGTTATGTGGGTTCCTAAAACTGAGGTAGAGTTAAATCCTTTTTTAGCTGTTATACCTCTCCAGATGTTCGCTTACTACGTGGCCCTGGCCAAAGGCAAGGAGATAGATCAGCCTAGAAATCTCGCTAAAAGCGTCACAGTCGAATAAAAACACGAGGGATCGAGCCTTGTCTCGATCCCTCACATTTTTACGGCTTACCCTTCATCACGGAGGGGGGGAGTTTTTAGAGGTGCCTTCGTGTCAGTCCTTTAACGGCTCTCTGTCGTCGGGGAAATATATTCTTAGATGGGTCAATGATTTGAGGGAGTTGTCTTTCCGTCCTATCGACTCCGGCAAGAAGCGCCACGGTCCTCCGTCGATGCGGCAGAGGGCCAGCGATCGTCTCCCGTATTTCGCCCAAAGAGAGAGGAAGTTTACGTTGTCTTGGTCCTCAACTTGAATCGGTCCCGGTACGAGGTACCCGTCGAACAGGGGAGGGTTCCCGGCCAGAGGAACCCCGTCCAGAGGAGCCAGTATCATCCATTGGGTCATGTGCCACATGGACGCCATCTCCGGAGAGTCTCCGTGTTTTAAGGGTACTATCTGAAACCCCCCGATCTCTCCATAGGGAGATGTCGATATGTCTATAACTCCCGTATGGTTTGCCCTTAGTCTACTGACCGATTGATAGAGGGTTCCTCCGAACCTGCCGGTTCCTCCGACAGGTCTCACGACTTTCGCTATTGTCCTATAGCCTCGTTCCGACAAGGTCGAGACCTTTCCTCCCGGGTGGTTTTCTATCTCCACGA
Coding sequences within it:
- a CDS encoding CdaR family protein, whose amino-acid sequence is MPFFKNVDNFFGSRFFLRIVSLFVALVLWFYVNGDIGGNMEKEMSCDVQFLNLSSELTLTSELRKVDIGVEGKRDVIADLTPRDLLCEVDIRGLAPGKYRLPIKVILPAGVKLGFIRPPNMEVSLLRYAEKVLPIHVSVVGGLPAGLLMDAVDLSPTEVTVRGPEEDLASIKEVQVQPTVDELQKGEKLTLSVKLIQSEGADDSLTVYPSEVDLTAILRKGLPRKTLPVDISVSGSPAEGVEVKTLVVTPSMIEIEGPEKAIKKIDKVETETIDLTGFDKDRSMIVPLRPVEDEEVRFIGETSVSVKVMLKPKTENRLFSGVPVVTKGRSVYPGWEVSPQTVDVRLEGPSKVMKSLEDSEIPFSVYVDVTNIVSRQLRVPVTIALREKELKIVSVAPERVTVKAKID
- a CDS encoding phosphoglucosamine mutase; protein product: MSDVATKRRRCLFGTDGVRDVANRGSMTPEMALRLGRAYVLFLTERGFPRPRIVVGRDTRRSGPMLEAALAAGMTSAGADVICVGVTPTPSVGFGVRLFSAQGGAVISASHNPAEYNGIKFLDGVGCKLSDEDELSIEDYLGDNLIDEWRPSGASVGSIESRECDFNRQYEDHVLDLVGYVGLDRASILFDCANGALSPIVSDMIGRMGMVNSSAVGNLPDGLNINEKCGVMAMEGLCKEVVVRGMSLGIAYDGDADRVLLSDGKGRVLDGDIMLWIIGRWLHSRGELGTGVVATVMSNLALDHHLKDDGIDVHRCPVGDRYVFQTMTEKDARLGGEQSGHVIVFPYTKTGDGLCTGFLFLRACKELKEDIDTLVDRFGRFPQKLTNIVVKDKSRVMNDGNIASAVESASRDLGDTGRVFLRPSGTEPLVRLLVECKDPNLMEEISSDLQKRILEMIV
- a CDS encoding UTP--glucose-1-phosphate uridylyltransferase, with protein sequence MTHFECIFPVAGLGTRFLPATKEIPKEMIPLLDRPVIHYGVDEARNSGCSRMIMVTGRSKGCLEDYFDRSWELERILEARGKERLLGVVRETSSMGDILSVRQNAPLGLGHAVLCGEPLCNGEFFSVILPDDVMEGEPPVLRQLIDVHDTLGGSVLALEEVSDAEVSRYGMVAVEPSGTEGVFRITDMVEKPSAADAPSRLAVMGRYVLSRRIFDLLKSQPKGAGGEYQLTDGIRTLIDEEPVWGVVYKGERYDCGTLEGWLDANVRMACRRKDLAGVVERAMSSAGK
- the glmS gene encoding glutamine--fructose-6-phosphate transaminase (isomerizing), which produces MCGIVGYIGHRDVSKVVLEGLSRLEYRGYDSAGMAVVGEKGVQIVREVGKVADLARHIGEFPLEGTIGLGHTRWATHGGVSVENAHPHRDQNGSVVLVHNGIAENYLEIRDELAKEGVSFYSDTDTEVIAQLLAKIYDGDPKKALVELYRRIEGAFALAVIFADDMEHLYCVRKGSPLIVAFGDGENICASDVPAVLPYTRNIAYLGEGEMACLSRDDVSFWDFEGNPVEKDAVEIDWDISMVDKGGYPHFMLKEINEQGAVLRRSMLDRIFHGEVDLSRELSWTSESAKRIKRLHLVACGTSYYAALVAERLLERFSDLDIRVDIASEYRYRDIPVGDDTLAVFVTQSGETLDTLAAERFAKEKGARCMAITNNGLSTVAREVDDVLSLKAGPEIGVAATKTFMGQMTVLYLMGLYLLKLREELSLGDEMRLVREMEVLPYKVESLIGRADEIKAIASRYCEARDFLFLGRGFSFPIAMEGALKLKEISYIHAEAYAAGEMKHGPIALLDRSVPVVVVMPDDNLFDKTLSNVQETKARNSPVIAIATEGRKSILGQVEDVMWVPKTEVELNPFLAVIPLQMFAYYVALAKGKEIDQPRNLAKSVTVE